GGCAACGTAACGTTTAAAGACAAGAGCAAGCTGAAATTCGACGGGAATACCGTATTGCATAAAATAGCCTGTAAAAAAGAAAGCCTCAAATACTGAGGCTTTTTTTATAAATCTTTACGGAAAGTCGCACGCTTCCTGAAGGTTACAGGATCAAAATTCTTCCAGATGTTATGTATCGCATGGTTGTCGGAAAGTTCCGGTGTACGTATGCAGTCGACAATTCCTTTTTCCCTGAATGTCTTATAATATTCGGAAAAAATGATTGCCGTAACACCTTTATTTTGATATTCGGGTGTGACACCTATAAGGTAGAATAGCGTTTTTTTACTATTTTTCCTCGCTTGCAGCAGATGATAAAATCCAAATGGGAACAGCTTTCCGTTCGCTTTTTGCAAGGCTTCCGCAAAAGAAGGCATGACAATACCGAAAGCCACCATATTTTCGTCCTTGTCAAAAATGAACTTAATGTATTCCGGATTGATGAATCCGATGTATTTCTTTTTGAAATACGCAATCTGGCTTTCATTGATCGCCACAAATGATGACAGGTCGGAATAACTGTTATTGAACAAATCAAACATCTGGTCGACATAGGGCATGATGTCTTTCGTTTTGGTGAAATTCATCGGTGTGAGCTGATACCTACGTTTAATCAGTCCTTCTATCTTCTCAAACATTTCAGGTTTTACATTAGCGAAAGGAAATTTATTTTCCAGGTATTCTTTTTCCATCACATAACCTAACTGCTCCAAATGTTTAGGATAATATGGATAATTATACCAGGTAATCATCGATCCGATTTCGTCGTAACCTTCGGTGATCATCCCCACTTTATCCAGGTTTGAAAACCCAATCGGGCCTTCGGCGTAAGTCAGGTTGTTTTTCCTGCCGAGTTCGTACACTTTTTCGAGCAGGGATTTACTGACTTCAATATCATCAATAAAATCGAACCAGCCGAAGCGTACTTTTTTCTTTTCCTGCTTATTGACTTCATCCCAATTGATGATCGCCGCAATACGGCCAACAGGTACATTGTCTTTGTAAGCGATGTAAAATGTAGCTTCCGCGGTTTCAAAAGCAGGATTTGTATTCCTGTCAAAGCCCGCAAGCTCGTCGTTGATTAATGGCGGGACCCAATAAGGGTCATTTTTGTAAAGTGAAAAAGGGAATTTCACGAATTCCCGCATTAGTTTTGGCGTATTGGCTTCAATAACTGTTATCATTTCGCTGGGGCTTCTACTTCAACCTCGTCTTTACGTTTCTTTTTCTTCTTTTTCTTTTTGTCCTTATCCTTGTCTTTGTCGTCCTTCCCACTGCGGATCAGGACCGGTTTGTAGTTTTTGTCAAAACGCCAGGAAAGCCCGATTCCGCCCGAAAAAATCGATGGGGTATCTTTCATATTGAATGTCACCGACCCGTCAAGCTGGATGTTTTCACGGATTAAGTATGCCGCCCCGCCACGGATTAATGCGTCAGAATAATAGTCGCTTTTATAATTCTGGTTTTCGATAAAGGCCGACCATTTTTCGGTAATGCCTTTGGTCAGTGTCAAAATCAGCCCGTAGCTTGGGAAATCGCTGGTGACTTTATCGGCAATAATATTGGTTACGAAAACGTACCCGCCGGAGAATTGATTCTGAGTAATGACCATGATTTTCGGGCTCACAGAAGGATCGGTCTCAAATGTAAACGGATTATCGAAATTCAGGTTGACACCCGCATACGCCGCAATAGCAGGGATAAACTCCCTCCATTTGAATTTGTGGCTGGCTTTCCAGCTGTAAAGGTTTGGCTTTTCCTCGTAATTTTTGTTCGGATCATAAAAAAGGTATTTTGCCCCGATGGTCGTTTGCCGTAAAGCGCTCCTGTTTTCGCTGCCCAAAGGCGTGTTGTAGGCATCGTACTGGTATTGTATGTCGAACATGAATTCAAGCTGCTCATAAAACAATCCCCAACGCAGGCTCAGGTCCATGTCCATTCCATTCGTATCTGTGGCAAGCAGTTTGTGTTTTTCGACAAAGCCGCTCAGGCCGCCTTCTGCCTGGAAGACGCTTTTGCCTACAGAAAATGCGGAAAGTGATTTCCCGGGACGATTGGAATTGATGACGTCAGTGTATTGTGCCGAAATATTAGCGGCACCAAGTATTGATAACAATAGAACACAAATCCTGATTTTGCTCATGAGCGCTTTATTTGTAGAAAACATTCGTCTCAAAAGTACTATAATTTATTATTTATTTATGAATCAAATTTCAATTTTAATAGAAGTGATTCGTTAAATTTGACAAATTTTATTCCCCATGGAAACAGCCAGTTTTACAAAATTATTGGAAACGATCTTCTACATCATCGTGTTCTATTACGTATTTAAATTCTTTGCGAAACTGTTCCTTCCGGTAGTGGTCAAGAAAGTGGTGCAGAAAGCCGAACAGAATTTTCACCAGCAATACCAGCAGCAACAGCAATATTACAACCAACAGCAAAAACAAAACCAGGACGAGATTATCAATAATTCGAATAAATCCACAAAACCCAGGGAAACCAAAAAAGTAGGTGAGTATGTGGATTATGAAGAAATTGATTAAGTTTGCAACACACAGTTCCTAAGCGCCATCAGCGCGTATTTTCCTGTTTTTCAGGAACGGAATGCAAACTTTAAACCGACTAAATGAAGATTCTCAACAGGTTCTTTCCGCATGCTTTGGCCATTTTCGGCTTTGTCCTTATTTCCCTCGTATATTTTTATCCTGTTTTACAGCAAAAAGCCATCCTGCAGTCCGATATACAGCAGTATACCGGAATGGCAAAGGAGCAGAATGATTTCCGTGCGCAGGAAAATGCGGAACCGTTCTGGACGAATTCTTCTTTCGGCGGCATGCCTACATACCAGCTTGGCGCTAATTATCCACACAATTATGTCAAGAAAATCGATGCAGTGCTGCGGTTCCTGCCTCGTCCGGCGGACTATCTTTTCTTGTATTTCCTCGGTTTTTACGGCCTTTTGCTCGTCATGAAAACCGATCCGCTGAAAGCTTTTTTCGGTGCTTTGGCTTTCGGGTTTTCCACTTATTTTATTGTCATCCTGGGCGTTGGGCATAATGCAAAAGCGCATGCCATTGCGTATATGCCGCTTGTGGTTGCCGGAACGATTTTAGTATTCCGGAAACGGTATATTTATGGAGCACTTTTAACAATGGTAGCCGTGGCGCTTGAAATCAATGCGAACCACTTCCAGATGACGTATTACCTGCTGATTTTACTGTTGGCCATCACCACATATTTTATTTATAAATTCGCCAAAGCTAAAGAATACAGGCCTTTAATGATTTGTTTCGCAAGCCTGGCCGGTGCCGTATTGCTTGCCGTTGGTGCCAACGCCACGGGTTTGCTCGCTACTGCAGAATATACGAGTTTCAGTATGCGGAGCAAAAGCGAGCTTACCTTCAAGCCTGATGGCAATAAACACGAGGAAACCTCGATGCCGCGGGATTACATCACCCAATACAGTTATGGGATTGCCGAAAGTTTTGATCTGATCGCCCCGGGATTATTCGGTGGGTCGAATGGCGAAAAACTGGGTCCGGATTCCAAGGTGGTCCAATATCTGCAAACGCAGCCCGTTGCTGAAGGGCAGTACCTTTCCAGGGACGAGGCTGTAAAATATGCCGCTGATGGTATGCCGGTGTATTGGGGTGACCAGCCTGGTGTAGCCGCTCCTGCTTATATCGGTGCGATTGTATTTTTCCTTTGTGTAATCGGGCTTTTTAACGACAAGCGGAAAATCAAATATGCCTTCCTTGCCGGTGCCATCGTTTCGCTGATGCTGTCCTGGGGGAAGAATTTCCCGGCTTTAACCGATTTCTTTATCGACCACGTCCCGATGTATGATAAATTCCGCGCCGTATCCTCGATACAGGTAGTATTGGAATTGTGCATGCCGGTTTTGGCGGTGATGGGATTGAAAAGCTACTTCGAATCCGATAAGGAAACACAATGGAACTCACTTAAAAAATCGGCCATCGTAAGCCTTGGTCTTTTGGTATTATTGTTGGTCTGCAAAGGCATGTTCCGTTTTACAAGCATCAACGATGAAGGTATGGATCCTGCATTTATCGATGCGATCACCCAGGACAGGAAAGCATTATATTCTTCTGATTTATGGCGGTCGATCTTGCTGATTGCCATCTCCGGCGGAATTTTATGGATGCATATGAAAGGAAAACTTTCAAACATGATTGCCGTAATTCTCGTTGGGGTCTTAATGGTAGGCGATTTGGTTCTGGTCGACAAAAGATACGTCAGCAGTGATAAATTCGTAGACAAATACCAGGTAGAGCATCCGTTCGAGCCATCGCAGGCAGATCAGGAGATACTGAAGGATAAAAGCAATTACCGCGTATATGACATACAGGGACGGATGCAGGCCAAGGCCTCTTACTTCCATAAATCCATCGGTGGTTACAGTGCCGTAAGGCCAAGGAGGCTTGATGAAGTCATCGATTATCAGATTGATACAAAACTGAGCAAACTCGCTGAGATCATCGATCCGGAGACCTTAAGTTTGAAAACCAGTATCCCGGCTTTGGACATGCTTAATGTAAAATACCTGATCGTGGCGACACGTGACGGCGAATTGCCTGTGACCAATCCTTTTGCCAATGGCAATGCCTGGTTTGTGTCTTCTGCAAAAACCGTCGCTTCCGCAGATGACGAGATGAAAAGCCTTACCAAAGACGATCTTAAGAACCAAGCGGTGGTCAACACAACGGCATTTCCTGAATTCAGGGCCACAACCTTTACAAAAGACAGTACTGCAACCATCACACTCGAAGCATCCAAATCAAATTACCTGAAATACAAAACCAGCAATTCAGCAAATGGCCTCGCCGTATTTTCGGAGATTTACTATCCAAAGGGCTGGAATGCTTATGTTGACGGTAAAGCGACAAGTCATTTCCGTGCCGATTATGTCTTGCGTGCTATGGAAATCCCTGCCGGACAACATACGGTGGAATTCAAATTTGAGCCTCAGGTGGTAAAAACCGGAAGCCTGATTTCGCTTGTAAGCGCCGCATTGATGCTGTTGCTGCTCATTGGCGGAATTTACGTAGAGAACAAAAAGCAAACCAAACCCGCATAAAACCGAAATATTGGAAACCGGGCCCGAAAAAGTATTGATCATTTCTTACTATTGGCCGCCAGCCGGTGGTCCCGGGGTGCAGCGTTGGCTTAAATTCGTAAAGTATCTTCCCGATTTTGGCATTACGCCTGTAGTATATGTCCCTGAAAATCCCACGTACCCGATTATTGATGAAGGATTGTTGGGTGAAGTGTCCCAAAAAGCCATCATCCTGAAGCATAGAATCACTGAACCATACGGACTGGCAACAGCTTTTTCAGGAAAAAAAAGCAAAAAAATCAGTTCCGGGATTATTCCGCACCAAAAGAAACAGTCTTTTGTTGAAAGGCTCATGCTTTGGGTCCGCGGTAATATTTTCATTCCGGACGCGCGGTTTCTTTGGGTGAAACCATCCATAAAGTATCTTTCGGATTATATTCGGGAAAATGACATCAAAACCATCATCACTTCGGGTCCGCCGCATAGCCTGCATTTAATCGGGCTTGGATTGAAAAATGAACTTAAAGTGAACTGGATTGCCGATTTCCGCGATCCCTGGACGACCATCGGGTATCACAAAGCGTTGAAATTATCGTCTTATGCGGCAAAAAAACATAAGAAACTTGAAAGTGAAGTTTTAACTAAAGCAGATACCATCTTAGTCACCAGCAACACTACGAAATCCGAATTCCAGGTATTGACTTCCAGGCCGATTGAAGTCATTACAAATGGTTATGATGCTGAAATCATCGGTAAAATTTCACCTGACGAAAAATTTTCACTGGCACACATAGGTTCTTTTTTATCAGAAAGAAATCCACGGATTTTATGGGAATCGTTAAGCCAATTGGTTTTGGAAAATCCTGCTTTCGCAAATGATTTCGAATTGAAATTGATTGGTGCTGTGAGTAGGGAAGTGCTGGATTCCATTTCTGAATACAATTTAGATCCGTATTTAAATAATATTGGATATGTTTCTCATTACGATGCAATTAAGCATCAAAGAAGTTCTCAGGTTTTACTGTTAATTGAGATCAATTCAGAAGATACAAAAAGCATCATTCCCGGAAAGCTTTTCGAATACATGGTTTCCGAAAGGCCGATAATCGGTATTGGTCCCGAAGGCTCTGATTTTGCTTTTATCCTAAAGGAAACCAACACCGGTAAATTCTTCACTTACGATCAGAAAGAACCAATTAAAGAGTCTATTTTAGCGTATTACAATCTTTATAAGGAAAATAACCTGAAAGTTTTCCCGGTGGGCCTGCAGCAATATTCGCGTAGGAACCTTACTGCTAAACTTGCATCTCTTTTAAAAAGTGTGAACCATGAATAAACTATGCTATGCTTTTTTTATATTTTTTTCATCGATTGCGTTTGCACAGGAGGAAGCCCCTGATATCAGTTCCGATGTTGAGGAGGAAGCGATTATAGAATTTACTGACGGAACACAACTTGAAGGGTATGCAATTATTCAGCATAAGGGGTGGGGCGAACAGCATGATATGATTAAGTTCAGGCTGACTTCCGACGGTAAAGCAGATTTATGGGATGAAACGATGTGTACAGGGGTCTTTATTAAACATGAAGGCATTCAGCATGAATATAAATACGTTACCATGGCACGTTTTGATTTGCACCCCAGGCTGCTGAAAGTATTCAGTGAAGGAAGTGTCATGTTGTATGGTGATGTCACCATCGATGACAGGACTTTTTCAATGAAACCGAAGATACTGGAAAAAACTGCCAGGAATGGTAATACGCGTTCAGAAAAGGGTGATTACGGTTATACAGAAGGTGTTACATTTTACCTGAAAAGCGAACGCGATGCTTATCCAGTTAAACTCTGGAGCCTGTTGAGCTGGAAGAAAAAAGCAAAAGATTACTTCAAAGATTGCCCCGAATTAATAGAAAAAATCGAAAGCAAAGAATTCACTTCAAAGAACATCCCCGAAATGGTCGATTTTTACAATAATACCTGCGGCGAATAATCATGGGAATCGTACTCCGCCAATCGGCAAGCAATGTAGTCATTACCTATTTCGGATTCGGGATCGGTGCGGTTAATGCGATGTTTCTGTATACCACCTTTCTTTCTAAGATGAACTACGGCATCGTGAGTTTCCTGCTGTCTGCAGCCAATATACTGATGCCCATCATGGCTTTGGGCGCACACAATTCCCTGATAAGGTTTTTCGCCTATTGCAAATCCGAGGAACAGCGCGAACGCTTCATGAGCTTTATGCTGTGGCTGCCGTTGTTGCTTGTCATCCCGATCTGCAGTGTAGGATACATTTTTTATGATGAAATTGCAGCGCTCCTGGCCGAAAAGCCTGAAGCGAGGCACTATATGTGGCTCATTGCCGTGATCGGTTTTTGCATGGCCTACTTTGAAATATTTTATGCCTGGGTGAAAGTCCACATGAAATCTGTTTTCGGGAATTTAATCAGTGAGGTTTTAGTGCGCATTTTGGTAACGGCCATGCTGATCTGCGTGCATCTCGGTATAATGCGGCAGGAAATGTTCATCTACTGCCTTGCTGCAGCTTACGGACTGCAATTGCTTGCGATGATGGCTTATGCGTTTAAAGTACGCATGCCAACGTTCACGATGGTCTTGCCTGACAATGCGAAAGAGGTCCTCACATATTCCTTATTTATTATCGTTTCAGGCAGCGTGGCCACGTTACTGCTTGACTTCGATAAGGTGATGATCCCGTTTTATACGAAATGGGATGACAATGCGGTATATTCGCTTGCCATTTTCATCGCTACCGTAATTGCAGTACCCAGCCGTGCGATGCTCCAGATCATTTATCCGATTACCGCCAGGTTGATGAGCGAGAAGAAGATGGATGAAGTCGACGATTTATACAAGAAAAGTGCGATTACACTTCAGGTGTTCGGCGGATTGGTCATGCTCGGAATTTTCCTGAACATCCGTCAGATGTATCTCATTATCCCCGGCAATTACGCCTCAGGGACGATGGCGGTGTTCCTGATCGGGCTGTCAAAATTCTACGATGTGATCCTTGGCAACAACAATGCGATTATCCTGAATACGAAATATTACCGATGGGCCTTACTATTTGGCGTAATGACGGTAGTGCTGATGATCGGGCTTAATATGCTGCTGATTCCTTTATACCATATCAATGGCTCGGCACTGGCTACGCTGATTACGGTGGTGATCTACAATTCGGTCAAGTTGTTTTTTGTCGTAAAGAAACTCGGTTTATATCCGTTTACGATCAATACGCTGAAATCATTTGCCGTAATCCTGCTCACCTTCCTGCTTTTCTACTTTTGGGAATTCCCGTTCCATCCGATTGTGAATATCATGCTTAAATCGGTCCTGATTACTGTAGTGTATGTGTACGTCAATTACAAACTGGCTGTTTCTGCCGAGATCAATGCGCTTATAGACCAGTCGCTGTCGAGGTTAAAGCGCGGCTAGTACTTTATTTACAGCATTTTCCTGCTATCTTAAAGTAGTATTTCATGCCATGCTTGCCTTCGGACAACCGCTGCGTTCGTAATCCTGCCCGTCGCTTCGCTTATCTCATCCGTTACCGCAAATGCTTGTGACCTTTTTTGTTACGCCTGAACACTTTAAACGAATATTTTCTGATTGCGTAAAAAACAGTTTTAAATTCATTAATTTAGGCTGTGTCTGAAATAACCATTTATAGAAATCAACCATATGAAAAAGAATCAAAAGAAAAGCGCTTCAGTATTTGAAAAGTTTGCGTCTAAAGTCACCAAAGCTACCGGGAGCACACCAGCATTCCTCGGGGCCTTTGCCATCGTATTGATCTGGGCATTGTCCGGCCCGTTATTCAATTATTCGGAAACCTGGCAGCTCGTGATCAATACCGGAACGACGATCATCACCTTCCTGATGGTATTCCTGATCCAGAAAGCGCAGAATAAGGATTCGATGGCGATACAGCTTAAACTCAACGAACTGGTTGCCTCGCACGAATTCGCAAGCAACCGCCTCGTTGATGTCGAAGATTTATCGGAAGCGGAAATGAAAGTCCTGCAGCAGTATTATGTGCTGCTTTCCCAATTATCAAAAAAAGAAGACAGCCTGCAGCATTCGCATTCCATCGATGAAGCAAAGGAAACGCACGAATTGAAAAAGGCAATTAAAAAGAAAAAAAGGAAGCTTTAGTAGTTATAATTTTTCCTTCAGATATTTCCCGGTAACCGACGCTTTATTTTTGATAATATCCTCCGGAGTGCCCTCAGCCAATATCTTTCCTCCATTTTCACCGCCTTCCGGCCCGAGGTCGATAACCCAGTCCGCACATTTTATCAGGTCAAGGTTGTGCTCGATGACAATAATCGAATGCCCTTTGTCAATCAGTGCATCAAACGATGCCATGAGCTTGTTGATGTCATGGAAATGCAATCCGGTCGTAGGCTCATCAAAAACGAACAACGCTTTCTCCTTTGTCGCGCCTTTTACCAGGAAGGAAGCCAGCTTGATGCGCTGCGCCTCGCCACCGGAAAGGGTAGAGGAGGACTGCCCCAACTGTACATAGCCTAACCCCACGTCCTGTAACGGCTGCAATTTCTGTGTGATTTTCGTTTGTTTGGTTTTGGTAAAGAACTCAATCGAGTCGTCGATGGTCATCGTCAGGATGTCGTCGATATTTTTTCCTTCAAAATGGACTTCGAGGATTTCTTTCTTAAAACGTTTGCCGTTGCAGGTATCGCATGGCAGTTGCACGTCGGCCATAAAGACCATTTCGACATTGATAGACCCTTCGCCTTTACAGGTTTCGCAACGGCCGCCATCGACATTGAAAGAGAAATGCTTGGCCTGATAACCCCGGATTTTCGATAGTTTTTCTTTTGAATATAAATCGCGTATGTCGTCATAAGCCTTGATGTAGGTCACCGGATTCGAACGGGAACTGCGCCCGATTGGGTTTTGGTCGACGTATTCAATATGTTGGATTTTATGGTAATAACCGCGCATTTCGGTGAATTGTCCGGCTTTTTCACCCACTCCTTCAAGTTTCTTCTGCATGGCAGGAAACAGGATTTTTTTAACTAACGTACTCTTGCCGCTACCGGATACACCGGTGATTACCGTCAGCATTTCCAATGGGAATTTCACGTCTACGTCCTTCAGATTGTTTTCCCTTGCACCTAAAATCTCGATATACGTACTGGATTTCCTTCGATTCCGTGGTACTTTGATTTCCAAATCGCCATTGAGGTATTTTGCGGTAAGCGATTCAGATTTTAAGATCGTTTTATAATCACCCTGCGCTACCAGTCTTCCACCATGCGTGCCGGCTTCAGGGCCAATGTCGATAATCACATCGGCAGCGCGCATGATATCTTCATCGTGTTCTACGACAATTACGGTATTGCCTAGGTCACGTAGTGAAATGAGCACTTTAATCAGCCTTTCGGTATCTTTCGGATGCAGGCCGATACTGGGTTCGTCGAGGATATACATGGATCTGACGAGGCTGCTGCCTAAAGAGGTGGCAAGATTTATCCTTTGCGATTCCCCGCCGGAAAGTGTGGCGGAATTCCTATTTAAGGTCAAATAATCCAAACCAACTTCACTAAGGAAACCCAATCGGTTGTTGATTTCGGTCAACAAACGCTTTCCGACTTTCTGGTCAAATTCTGAAAGCCCGATTCCTTTGAAATAGTCCACCAGGTTTTTAATAGGCATGTCGACCAGATCGGAAATGGTCTTGCCCGCAATCTTGATGTGCGATGCTTCCGGGCGCAAACGTTTGCCCTTACAGGCGTAGCATTTTGTTTTTCCGCGGTAGCGCGATAGCATGACCCGGTTTTGTATCTTGTAATTCTTTTCTTCGAGCTCCTTGAAAAATGCGTGCAACCCTGTAAAATGCTTGTTGCCGTTCCACAACAGTTCTTTTTGCGCTTCAGACAATTGGTAATACGGTTTATGAATGGGGAAATCAAACAAATAGGCACTGTTCACCAACACATCGCGGTACCAGCCCATGCTTTCGCCCCGCCATGCATATACTGCATTTTCATAGATGGATAAAGCGGTATTCGGAATCACCAAATCTTCATCAATCCCAATGATGTTGCCGTACCCTTCGCACACAGGGCAGGCACCGTATGGATTATTGAAACTGAAAAGATGTACGTTAGGTTCCGGGAAAGTAATGCCATCGAGTTCAAACGTATTGCTGTAAGAAAGGCGTTTCCCGGAATCGGCATCCTGTAACGAACATTTTCCCTTGCCTTCATAAAATGCGGTTTGGACAGCATCAGAAAGGCGGTTGTAAAATTCTTCTTCCTCCTTGACTACAATACGGTCGACGACGAGCATGACTTCCTTTCCGGAGAATGAAATGTCCTTAATGTCATCGAGACGCAGCATTTCGTTGTCTACAGCAATCCTGGCAAAACCCTGTTGGAGCAGCACGCCCAGTTTTTCTTCAATAGAACGGTCCTTTTCCGGAAAAATAGGCGCAAGCAACAACCAGCGGCTGTCTATAGTGAAGTTTTTTACGTCATTGATCACATCCGTTACGGTATCTTTTTTGACTTCTTTGCCTGAGATGGGGGAGAATGTCTTTCCTATCCGGGCGAAAAGCAGTTTCAGGTAATCGTATATTTCTGTAGAAGTCCCGACGGTCGAACGTGCATTGGTAGTGTTTACCTTTTGTTCAATGGCAATGGCCGGCGCAATGCCTTTGATATATTCCACTTTTGGTTTGTCGAGCCTCCCGAGGAACTGGCGTGCATAGGAAGATAAACTTTCAACATAGCGTCGCTGTCCTTCGGCGTATAAGGTATCAAAAGCGAGGCTGGATTTTCCCGAGCCAGATAAACCGGTAATCACAACCAGTTTATTACGCGGTATGGCGACATCCAGATTCTTGAGATTGTGTACCTGGGCGCCTTTTATGATGATGTTTTTCTTGGGTTCTGCGGAAGCGATATCGAATTTCATGGAAGTAAATAGCAATTTATGCAAAGTTAATCATTATGCGTTGAACTGGGGCAAAAGGGTGGATTCAAATTAGAAGCAATAATGGAATTTATGACAATTAAGATTACAGTTTTCCGATTTCATTGATATTTTTTAATAAATCTGAAAGCACTTTTTATTATTCGGCAGAAAAAGTGTTAAATTTTGATATTGCGTTTGGAAATTAATTTTTTTTTATGCAACATTTGGTTATAGAAATAATCTCTTAAAACAAAGGCCTATACAAAAAATTACTTTTTAGATCACCAATTCAATTTCAATCAAAAAACTAAAAAGTTAATTTTATGGCTAATGTTCAAACCCCGGACGCTTTATTATTAAAGAGCTATGTAGCAGGTGACGAAAACGCTTTGGCTACATTAATTAAGAGGCACCAATCCAAAATTTACGGATTTATTTACTCCAAGGTTTCCGACAGGGATATCGCTGATGATATTTTTCAGGATACTTTTATTAAGGTTATCAAGACTTTAAAATCCAATTCCTATAACGAAGAAGGCAAATTCCTGCCATGGGTAATGCGTATTGCACATAACCTGATTGTCGATCATTTTCGCAGGAATAAAAAAATGCCGATGTCTAGGGATACTGAAGAATATTCCGTGTTCTCATACATGTCAGACAATGAGCCGAATATTGAAGCCAGGATGATTACGAATCAAATCGAAAAGGACCTGCAAAAGCTCATCATGGAATTGCCTGATGACCAGCGTGAAGTCCTGATGATGCGCATTTACCAGGACCTGAGCTTTAAGGAAATTTCTGACCTGACAGGCGTAAGCATTAATACCGCATTAGGCCGTATGCGTTACGCGCTGATGAACCTCCGGAAAATTATTGAAAAAAATAAAATAATTTTAACGAATTAAATACTAAGGGAAAAATTACTGCGTTGTTATGGAAACAAAACAATTCCATTATGGCGAAAATTTACTCTAAGAAAACATTAGCAACTCCTAAAATGCAACCTAAAAAAGAGACAGTTTCCTTTTTATTGAATTACTCCAAAGCGTTAAGCTATATCAAAGTAGGTAAAATCAAGATCGAGAATATTGCTAATTGATCGAAAATCCCGCCCCGTTTAGACCGGGCGGGATTTTTTTATTAACTGTACTACATGTTTATGAAAAAAGGACTCTTTTTATTGATTACAGGTTTACTTTTTTCCTGTTCTCCACAGGAACATGAAGGATATGAAGATGCCTATTACAGATTTGAAAATGCTGACAAGCCTTACCTGCTTGGTGATGTAATTAGCAAAGGGGATATCATCTCTTACAAAAACCAGGATGACGAATTGCTTTCATATAAAGTCATTTCCAAAGCAAAAGTAAAAGATGCAGTTCGTGGACCCGGGACTTTCTCAGGCGGACTTGGCGTACTCGAGAATTATTTTGACAGCCAGCAGACCGTTATGCAGTCTCAATCATTTCCGGACGATAACAATGCGCTTTTAAGGATACATGTTGATAAATTCAGTGATACGGGGTTAAGGATCGGATTTAATTTCAATTTATGGAATTATCCGTATATTGATCTGAACGGCTATCAGGCTGCAGCAGTTAGGCCGATGCCAATGGTCAAGATGCAGGTAAACGGACATACTTATGAAAAAGTAATAGTC
This genomic stretch from Flavobacterium pallidum harbors:
- a CDS encoding GTP cyclohydrolase, coding for MITVIEANTPKLMREFVKFPFSLYKNDPYWVPPLINDELAGFDRNTNPAFETAEATFYIAYKDNVPVGRIAAIINWDEVNKQEKKKVRFGWFDFIDDIEVSKSLLEKVYELGRKNNLTYAEGPIGFSNLDKVGMITEGYDEIGSMITWYNYPYYPKHLEQLGYVMEKEYLENKFPFANVKPEMFEKIEGLIKRRYQLTPMNFTKTKDIMPYVDQMFDLFNNSYSDLSSFVAINESQIAYFKKKYIGFINPEYIKFIFDKDENMVAFGIVMPSFAEALQKANGKLFPFGFYHLLQARKNSKKTLFYLIGVTPEYQNKGVTAIIFSEYYKTFREKGIVDCIRTPELSDNHAIHNIWKNFDPVTFRKRATFRKDL
- a CDS encoding transporter; the encoded protein is MSKIRICVLLLSILGAANISAQYTDVINSNRPGKSLSAFSVGKSVFQAEGGLSGFVEKHKLLATDTNGMDMDLSLRWGLFYEQLEFMFDIQYQYDAYNTPLGSENRSALRQTTIGAKYLFYDPNKNYEEKPNLYSWKASHKFKWREFIPAIAAYAGVNLNFDNPFTFETDPSVSPKIMVITQNQFSGGYVFVTNIIADKVTSDFPSYGLILTLTKGITEKWSAFIENQNYKSDYYSDALIRGGAAYLIRENIQLDGSVTFNMKDTPSIFSGGIGLSWRFDKNYKPVLIRSGKDDKDKDKDKKKKKKKKRKDEVEVEAPAK
- a CDS encoding DUF4834 family protein, with amino-acid sequence METASFTKLLETIFYIIVFYYVFKFFAKLFLPVVVKKVVQKAEQNFHQQYQQQQQYYNQQQKQNQDEIINNSNKSTKPRETKKVGEYVDYEEID
- a CDS encoding YfhO family protein, producing MKILNRFFPHALAIFGFVLISLVYFYPVLQQKAILQSDIQQYTGMAKEQNDFRAQENAEPFWTNSSFGGMPTYQLGANYPHNYVKKIDAVLRFLPRPADYLFLYFLGFYGLLLVMKTDPLKAFFGALAFGFSTYFIVILGVGHNAKAHAIAYMPLVVAGTILVFRKRYIYGALLTMVAVALEINANHFQMTYYLLILLLAITTYFIYKFAKAKEYRPLMICFASLAGAVLLAVGANATGLLATAEYTSFSMRSKSELTFKPDGNKHEETSMPRDYITQYSYGIAESFDLIAPGLFGGSNGEKLGPDSKVVQYLQTQPVAEGQYLSRDEAVKYAADGMPVYWGDQPGVAAPAYIGAIVFFLCVIGLFNDKRKIKYAFLAGAIVSLMLSWGKNFPALTDFFIDHVPMYDKFRAVSSIQVVLELCMPVLAVMGLKSYFESDKETQWNSLKKSAIVSLGLLVLLLVCKGMFRFTSINDEGMDPAFIDAITQDRKALYSSDLWRSILLIAISGGILWMHMKGKLSNMIAVILVGVLMVGDLVLVDKRYVSSDKFVDKYQVEHPFEPSQADQEILKDKSNYRVYDIQGRMQAKASYFHKSIGGYSAVRPRRLDEVIDYQIDTKLSKLAEIIDPETLSLKTSIPALDMLNVKYLIVATRDGELPVTNPFANGNAWFVSSAKTVASADDEMKSLTKDDLKNQAVVNTTAFPEFRATTFTKDSTATITLEASKSNYLKYKTSNSANGLAVFSEIYYPKGWNAYVDGKATSHFRADYVLRAMEIPAGQHTVEFKFEPQVVKTGSLISLVSAALMLLLLIGGIYVENKKQTKPA
- a CDS encoding glycosyltransferase — protein: METGPEKVLIISYYWPPAGGPGVQRWLKFVKYLPDFGITPVVYVPENPTYPIIDEGLLGEVSQKAIILKHRITEPYGLATAFSGKKSKKISSGIIPHQKKQSFVERLMLWVRGNIFIPDARFLWVKPSIKYLSDYIRENDIKTIITSGPPHSLHLIGLGLKNELKVNWIADFRDPWTTIGYHKALKLSSYAAKKHKKLESEVLTKADTILVTSNTTKSEFQVLTSRPIEVITNGYDAEIIGKISPDEKFSLAHIGSFLSERNPRILWESLSQLVLENPAFANDFELKLIGAVSREVLDSISEYNLDPYLNNIGYVSHYDAIKHQRSSQVLLLIEINSEDTKSIIPGKLFEYMVSERPIIGIGPEGSDFAFILKETNTGKFFTYDQKEPIKESILAYYNLYKENNLKVFPVGLQQYSRRNLTAKLASLLKSVNHE